One genomic region from Magallana gigas chromosome 3, xbMagGiga1.1, whole genome shotgun sequence encodes:
- the LOC117687141 gene encoding piggyBac transposable element-derived protein 4-like, which produces MTRGNFQKFYKPGKCQSIDEGMIRYKGHHYAQQYTPGKPIKRGLKIWMRCEQSGYTNDYRVYLGKHDSMCGPSLGERVVKHLCKPLKWKGHHVFFDRYFTSIPLLQTLESYGVYGCGTIMANRKGFPSQLKNPHLPERGDAEQMQHNNLVATVWNDAKPVHIASTTSDPLGDGPAQRRVRGGGVIIIQRPPAVEHYQQHYYGVDRTQQYRSKCPVGRPSKKFWKYLVNYIFEISLINTFLLWFETPGTRKPTNHFSMVDCNLSIAEKLIGDFSSRKRAPSCGRGVAGISVANINRHISTKLTRPRGRRKQCKKNGRRSDTFFGCSICNVHLCRGACFQAYHPYHHLLME; this is translated from the exons ATGACAAGAGGGAATTTCCAGAAGTTTTACAAACCAGGGAAGTGTCAGAGTATAGATGAAGGAATGATAAG gtacaagggACACCATTATGCACAGCAGTACACGCCAGGAAAACCAATAAAGCGCGGTCTAAag ATATGGATGAGATGTGAACAAAGTGGCTACACCAATGATTACAGAGTGTATCTTGGTAAACATGATTCAATGTGTGGCCCATCACTAGGGGAACGAGTCGTCAAACATTTATGCAAGCCACTTAAGTGGAAAGGTCATCATGTGTTCTTCGATAG ATATTTCACTTCTATTCCTCTTCTCCAAACTCTTGAATCCTACGGTGTATATGGTTGCGGGACTATAATGGCAAACAGGAAAGGGTTTCCCTCACAACTGAAGAACCCACACCTTCCTGAGAGAGGAGATGCTGAACAGATGCAACATAATAACCTTGTTGCCACCGTATGGAATGATGCTAAACCT GTTCACATTGCATCTACAACATCTGACCCTCTCGGAGATGGCCCAGCTCAAAGAAGGGTTCGGGGTGGTGGTGTTATCATCATTCAGCGCCCGCCTGCAGTTGAGCACTACCAACAGCACTACTATGGTGTAGACAGAACACAGCAATACAGATCCAAGTGTCCAGTTGGCCGTCCATCCAAAAAGTTTTGGAAGTATCTGGTCaactatatttttgaaatttctctgATCAACACATTCCTTCTTTGGTTTGAAACCCCAGGAACAAGAAAACCAACAAATCATTTCTCTATGGTTGACTGCAACTTGTCTATCGCAGAGAAACTTATTGGTGATTTCTCTAGCAGAAAGCGGGCACCTTCATGTGGAAGGGGAGTTGCAGGTATAAGTGTTGCTAACATCAACCGGCACATCAGCACAAAGTTGACAAGACCGCGAGGAAGACGCAAACAGTGCAAGAAGAATGGCAGAAGAAGTGACACTTTTTTTGGTTGTAGCATTTGTAATGTACATCTGTGTAGAGGAGCTTGTTTTCAGGCCTATCACCCTTATCATCACTTGCTTATGGAATAG